Genomic segment of Paenibacillaceae bacterium GAS479:
ACCGCATTATGCAGCAAATTAATCCATACCTGATGCAGCAAATCGTCATCCACCTCCGCCTCAAGCGGATCAAGGATGACGTTTATATCCTGATTTTTACTGCTCCAGAGCGGTTCCAGTGATAGGACAGCATGCCGCAGCTGCCGGTCCAACCGGACCGATTCGGGGTGAAACGGATGCTGATCGGAGTCAAGCGAAGCCAGCTTCAGCATATTTTCCGACAGGCGCGACAGACGCAGGCTCTCCTCTTCAATAATATCGAGGTAATGCTTCCTTTGAGCAGGTGGAAGGCTCTCGTCCTTCAAGGCGCTGGCGAATCCGCTGATGGAAGTAAGAGGAGACTGAATCTCATGCGAAACATTGGAGATAAACTCTTGGCGCATAATTTCCATTTTGCCCAGATCGGCTGCCATGTCGTTGATTCCCTGCACCAAATGATTGAAGCGATCCCTGTCATCCCATTGCTGGGGCAAACTGATTTCCACTTTGAAGTCCCCGTTTGCAATCCGCCGCAGCGCGTCATGAATGGTCTGGAACACCTCCAGCCTTCGGTTGCTCACGAATCGCGCAATGATGAGAAACGTGAGCCAAAATAGAAAGAAACCAAGCAAAGTAGTAACGAGATGCTCGATAAGCGGAACAGGCTGCCATCCAGTAAGCTCGACCAAGTAGAAAGCGAGCGTCCAGCATGCGGTGATCCAGGTGATGAAGGCCAATTTCCCCAGCAACCCGCGAATTCTGGCGCCGGTTTTGCCAGAGGGCCGTTTCATGGCTTCTCCTCCAACCGGTAGCCAAGTCCCCGAATCGTGCGGATCTCTACATGCTCGGCACTCTCCAGTCGATCACGCAGACGTTTGATGTGGACATCAAGTGTCCGCTCGTCACCCTCATAATCATAACCCCACACCTGTTCAACCAGTTGCTCCCTGACGAGCGTTTTACCAGGATAGCTGGCCAATAGGAACAGCAGCTCAAACTCCTTGCGTGGCAAGGTTAGCTCCTGCTTGCCGATGCGGCACTCAAAGGTTTTGCGATCCAGGGTCAACTCACCAATCCGGACCTGCTGGGATGCCGCGATGCGGCTACGCTTCAGAAGCGCCTTGACACGGGCGGCGAGCTCCAATGGATCAAAAGGTTTAACTACATAGTCATCCGTCCCAAGCTCAAACCCTTTGATTTTGTGCATGGATTCTCCCTTGGCTGTTAACATGAGCAGCGGCAACTCCCCGTTCTCCTCGCGCAGCCTGCGGCACAGTTCCCAGCCGTCCATGCCTGGCATCATTACATCGAGAATGACCAAGTCAACTGACGTCTCGGATAATCGATCTAATGCTTCATGTCCGCTAGCAGCCTCTGTCGTCGCGAACCCTTCCTTT
This window contains:
- a CDS encoding His Kinase A (phospho-acceptor) domain-containing protein — protein: MKRPSGKTGARIRGLLGKLAFITWITACWTLAFYLVELTGWQPVPLIEHLVTTLLGFFLFWLTFLIIARFVSNRRLEVFQTIHDALRRIANGDFKVEISLPQQWDDRDRFNHLVQGINDMAADLGKMEIMRQEFISNVSHEIQSPLTSISGFASALKDESLPPAQRKHYLDIIEEESLRLSRLSENMLKLASLDSDQHPFHPESVRLDRQLRHAVLSLEPLWSSKNQDINVILDPLEAEVDDDLLHQVWINLLHNAVKFTPEGGSISVKLHRSGEEAVIAIENSGVGIPEESLPFLFDRFYKVDRARTREGGGSGLGLSISRKIMQIHGGRIEASSVAGISTVMTVTLPLRLVGGE
- a CDS encoding DNA-binding response regulator, OmpR family, contains REC and winged-helix (wHTH) domain; the encoded protein is MPHILVVDDDSHIRELVVHFMEKEGFATTEAASGHEALDRLSETSVDLVILDVMMPGMDGWELCRRLREENGELPLLMLTAKGESMHKIKGFELGTDDYVVKPFDPLELAARVKALLKRSRIAASQQVRIGELTLDRKTFECRIGKQELTLPRKEFELLFLLASYPGKTLVREQLVEQVWGYDYEGDERTLDVHIKRLRDRLESAEHVEIRTIRGLGYRLEEKP